One region of Corvus moneduloides isolate bCorMon1 chromosome 1, bCorMon1.pri, whole genome shotgun sequence genomic DNA includes:
- the TMUB1 gene encoding transmembrane and ubiquitin-like domain-containing protein 1, protein MALIEGVGDEVTVLFVLLLAAAVLGLAWASTRAPEPAAPPTEAAPSTVPAERKDPAPAEGAAAPDEAAGLRQRHPPAAASEGPAEPTLVLRLKFLNDTERLARVRPGDTVGALKRTYFPGQEQQVRLIYQGQLLRDDAQSLAGLHLGHLSVLHCHLSPPSVAPTAPGTPGPHSPAPAALGVGSLALPLFVLLLALLWYLQLQHRHVFTATATTCLAGLTLLVTFVAFAMYRR, encoded by the exons CGCTCATCGAGGGCGTCGGCGACGAGGTGACGGTGCTGTtcgtgctgctgctggcggcCGCCGTGCTGGGGCTCGCCTGGGCCTCCACGCGCGCCCCCGAGCCCGCGGCGCCGCCGACTGAGGCGGCCCCGAGCACGGTCCCTGCCGAGCGCAAGGACCCGGCCCCGGCCGAGGGAGCGGCGGCCCCCGATGAggcggcggggctgcggcaGCGGCACCCTCCTGCGGCCGCCTCCGAGGGCCCCGCCGAGCCCACGCTGGTGCTGCGGCTCAAGTTCCTGAATGACACGGAGCGCCTGGCGCGGGTGCGCCCCGGGGACACCGTCGGTGCGCTCAAGAG GACCTACTTCCccgggcaggagcagcaggtgcGGCTGATCTACCAGGGGCAGCTGCTGCGCGACGATGcccagagcctggcagggctgcaccTGGGCCACCTGAGCGTCCTGCACTGCCACCTGTCCCCGCCCAGCGTGGCCCCCACGGCCCCCGGAACCCCCGGTCCCCACAGCCCCGCACCCGCTGCACTGGGCGTGGGCAGCCTGGCGCTGCCGCTCttcgtgctgctgctggccctgctctggtacctgcagctgcagcaccgCCACGTCTTCACCGCCACCGCCACCACCTGCCTGGCCGGCCTCACCCTGCTCGTCACCTTCGTGGCCTTCGCCATGTACCGCAGATAG